A stretch of DNA from Thiothrix subterranea:
TTCATGGATAGAATTGATTTCGTCGAAGATTTCGGCGCAGGCAATGTGTTTTCCAGCAAAGAAGCTGCCCTGCAATCGCTGACCAAACGGCTGGATCACAGCATTTGTGCGACTTGCGACAAGCGTATTTTCCGCGAATGTGCGAAGTTACCGGGCGCGAAAATGACTTAACCCAGCAACCCTACTATAATCAAAGCACATTCCACCGGACGCAAACGATGCTGGACTCGACAGACAACCTACTCAAACAAATTGCCCTCGGTGAAGACTCAACGCTGGAACTGAAAGCCATTGAATTCAAGGGTGCGCACATCTCCGCCCCGCACCGCAACAGCCTTGCCGACGAAATGGCAGCAATGGCAAACAGCAACACGGGCGTGATCGTACTCGGCGTGGATGACAAGACCAAAACCATCAGCGGCATCCCCGTGGAAAAAATCGACACCGTAGAAACGTGGGTCAGGGAAATTGCTAACGACCAAATTACCCCACCGCTCTTGTGCCGGATACGCAAACTTGCCGTACCTTCAGCCACTGGCGGTGAAACAGCCATTATTCAGATCGACATTCCGCGCAGTCTATTTGTCCACCAAAGTCCGGGCGGTTATCTCTACCGCATTGGCAGTTCCAAACGGCAAATGACACCCGACGCACTAGCACGCCTATTCCAGCAACGCAGTCAGGCACGGATCATCCGCTATGACGAACAAGCCGTCCCGCAAGCCTCGCTCGACGATCTAAAAACCCCACTATGGCAACGTTTCCGCTCGCCGTTATCGCCCAAAGATGACCGCGAGTTTCTATCCAAGCTCAAACTGATTACCCGCGACGAAGACTGCAACCTTTACCCCACCGTCAGCGGCATTTTGATGGCGACCGACCACCCCGCCGAATTCATCACCAACGCCTACATTCAAGCCGTGGTCTACCGTGGCACAGAGCGCAACGCCGCCTACCAACTGGATGCCAAAGACATTCACGGCTCGCTTGATGAACAAATTCGCCAAGCCTGTTTATTTGTCGAACGCAATATGCGCGTGTACGCCATCAAGAAACCCAACCGCATCGACACCCCGCAATTTTCCCTGAATGCCGTGTTTGAAGCCATCGTGAATGCGGTAGCACATCGGGACTATTCCATTTACGGCTCAAAAATCCGCTTGCATGTGTTCGCTGATCGGCTGGAACTGTATTCACCCGGCGCAATCCCCAACACCATGACCGTGGATAGCCTGCCCGAACGCCAGTCGGCACGTAATGAATTGCTGTGTTCCTTATTGGCAAAATGCCCGATGAATGTCGATGCCTACGGCTCACAACGCAATTTCATCATGGATAAACGCGGCGAAGGCGTACCGATCATCCTCACCGAAAGCGAACACTTATCCGGCAAACGCCCAATTTATCGCCTGATTGACGATGCCGAACTGCTGCTGACCTTATTTGCCGCCCCGTCACCCCACGGCGACACCTAAGCCTGCAAGCGCTCCTGCAATTGTGATGACGGTGGCGTTACCGTGCGTAACGCCTTCCCCAACATGGCGCGGCTGGCGAGAATGTGAATCCCCTGCTTCGCCCGCGTCACCGCCGTATACAGCAATTCGCGCCCTAGCAACGGCAAATCGTCCGCTTCCGGCAAAATCAGCAAGACCCGCGTAAATTCCGAGCCTTGGCTTTTATGAATCGTCATCGCCCACGCAGTTTCATGCGCAGGTAAACGGATCGGCGCAACCGCGCGGTATTCCCCCGCAGCACCCGCCGGAAACCACACGCGCAATTCCCCCGCCTCATTCGGCAAGGCAATACCAATATCGCCATTAAACAAATTTTGGCGGTAATCGTTTTGCGTCACCATCACGGGTCTGCCAACGTACCAAGGACGTTGCGCCCGCTCGTGTGCAGGCAGCAACCGTTGCATCACGCCATCGACCCACGGGTTTAGCCCCTCAACCCCCAGCCGCCCTTGCCGCAACGGTGTGAGGATGCGCAACGCATTAAACGCATTAAAAATAGCCGCCAATTCACCCGCTTTGACCGCTGCCACATAATCCTGCCACCCCGTCCGTAACCAGTCCGCATCCAGCCCGGTATAAGCCTCATCCAAGGTGACATCGGCAAACTCGGCAGAAGTCAGCACGTCTAACAAGCGCGTCTCATCCGCTGCACGGATGGCTTGCGCCAATTGCCCAATCCCATCCGCCTCATTAAAACGGTAGCTGGTTTGTAACAGTGTCATCTGCGCGGCTAACGCCTCCCCGCTGCACAAATCCCGAAAAATCGAGCCGGTTTCCACCGAAGCCAATTGATCTTTATCCCCCAGCAAAATCAGCATCGCCTGCGGCGGTACGGCCTCAAACAAATGCGTCATCAAGGAAATGTCGATCATCGAAGCCTCATCGACAATCACCAGATCCGCAGGCAACGGGTGGTGTGCCGTATGGCGAAACGCCACCCGATTAGGCAGAAACCCCAGCAAACGGTGCAAAGTACTCGCCTGCTCCGGCATCGCGCCCGTGATCGCTTCACGCTGACGGGTATCGCGAATGGATTCCAACATCCGCATCGCTGCTTTGCCCGTCGGCGCTGCCAGCAAAATCCGCGCCACCGGCGTTCCGGCAGCAATCGCTTCCGCCAACAAGCGCGTCACCCGCGTGGTTTTGCCCGTGCCGGGGCCACCGGAAATGATCATCAGCTTGCCATCCCGCATCCGCGCTTGAATGCACTCGGCAAGGCGTTTTTCATACAACCAATAGCGATACAACCACGCATGGGTATCGCTCACAATCAACGGCTTATAATCCCCTTCCCGCCCCACCACCGGCGAATCCAGCAGCTCTGCCACCGGCATATCCAGCAGCGGCACAGCAATCACGCCTTCGCGGGTACGCGCACTCACATGCCGCACCAAGGTGGTTAAACCGCGTGCACTTGCACCGCCATCCAGCCGCTTCAGCAAACTGGCAAGCTGCTCGTCCAGCGGGTGGAAGGGAGAGGAAAGGTGATTCGCAGCCTGCATTACAGCGTTTTCACATACTCTTTCAGGAACGCATTGAAACGCTTGCCAATGTCACCGTGGCGCGAAGCGTATTCAATATTCGCCATCATATAGCCCATTTTAGAACCGCAATCGTGGCTTTTGCCGGTAACATGGAAGGCGTTGACTTGGTATTCGCGCATCAGCAAACCGATGGTATCCGTCAGTTGGATTTCATCACCCGCACCCAACGGCGTGCGCTTCAACCAACCCCACGTATGCGGTGCGAGCACGTAACGCCCGACCACCGCGAGGTTAGACGGTGCTTCACTGACCGCAGGCTTTTCCACAATCGCCGTCATCGGCACGGATTCACCCGCCGTAAGCACAACCCCGTTAATGTCCACCACCCCGTAAGAAGACACTTTTTTCATCGGCACAGGCTCGACCATGATCTGGCTGTAGCCGGTTTCGTCATACAATTCCAGCATGGCAGCAAGGTTGTCTTTGGTCAGATCGCTGGCGGCATCGTCAATGATCACATCCGGCAATACCACCGCAAACGGCTCATTCCCTACGATCGGATGCGCACACATAATCGCGTGACCCAAACCTTTTGCCTGCCCTTGGCGGACGTGCATAATGGTCACGTCACGCGGGCAAATCGAACGCACTTCATCCAACAACTGGCGTTTAACACGCTTTTCCAGCATGGTTTCCAGCTCAAAACTGGTGTCGAAATGGTTTTCGATGGAATTTTTACTGGAATGCGTGACTAGCACGATTTCTTTAATGCCCGCCGCCACGCATTCATTCACGACGTATTGGATCAAGGGTTTGTCAACAATCGGCAGCATTTCTTTCGGGATAGCTTTGGTGGCGGGCAACATGCGCGTACCCAAACCAGCAACCGGAATCACAGCCTTGCGGACTTTATGTTTATTCATGAACAACTGTTTCCTTTGAAATTTAGTAAACTATCAGTGATAACTTACGCCATTTTATCACTGTTCTGGTGGCATAATGTCAAAAGTTACCGCTTGGCGGTCAACCCATCAGCACATTCCTCAATAATCGCCATTTTGTCTACAAAAGCA
This window harbors:
- the galU gene encoding UTP--glucose-1-phosphate uridylyltransferase GalU, with the translated sequence MNKHKVRKAVIPVAGLGTRMLPATKAIPKEMLPIVDKPLIQYVVNECVAAGIKEIVLVTHSSKNSIENHFDTSFELETMLEKRVKRQLLDEVRSICPRDVTIMHVRQGQAKGLGHAIMCAHPIVGNEPFAVVLPDVIIDDAASDLTKDNLAAMLELYDETGYSQIMVEPVPMKKVSSYGVVDINGVVLTAGESVPMTAIVEKPAVSEAPSNLAVVGRYVLAPHTWGWLKRTPLGAGDEIQLTDTIGLLMREYQVNAFHVTGKSHDCGSKMGYMMANIEYASRHGDIGKRFNAFLKEYVKTL
- a CDS encoding ATP-binding protein, producing the protein MLDSTDNLLKQIALGEDSTLELKAIEFKGAHISAPHRNSLADEMAAMANSNTGVIVLGVDDKTKTISGIPVEKIDTVETWVREIANDQITPPLLCRIRKLAVPSATGGETAIIQIDIPRSLFVHQSPGGYLYRIGSSKRQMTPDALARLFQQRSQARIIRYDEQAVPQASLDDLKTPLWQRFRSPLSPKDDREFLSKLKLITRDEDCNLYPTVSGILMATDHPAEFITNAYIQAVVYRGTERNAAYQLDAKDIHGSLDEQIRQACLFVERNMRVYAIKKPNRIDTPQFSLNAVFEAIVNAVAHRDYSIYGSKIRLHVFADRLELYSPGAIPNTMTVDSLPERQSARNELLCSLLAKCPMNVDAYGSQRNFIMDKRGEGVPIILTESEHLSGKRPIYRLIDDAELLLTLFAAPSPHGDT
- the recD gene encoding exodeoxyribonuclease V subunit alpha, encoding MQAANHLSSPFHPLDEQLASLLKRLDGGASARGLTTLVRHVSARTREGVIAVPLLDMPVAELLDSPVVGREGDYKPLIVSDTHAWLYRYWLYEKRLAECIQARMRDGKLMIISGGPGTGKTTRVTRLLAEAIAAGTPVARILLAAPTGKAAMRMLESIRDTRQREAITGAMPEQASTLHRLLGFLPNRVAFRHTAHHPLPADLVIVDEASMIDISLMTHLFEAVPPQAMLILLGDKDQLASVETGSIFRDLCSGEALAAQMTLLQTSYRFNEADGIGQLAQAIRAADETRLLDVLTSAEFADVTLDEAYTGLDADWLRTGWQDYVAAVKAGELAAIFNAFNALRILTPLRQGRLGVEGLNPWVDGVMQRLLPAHERAQRPWYVGRPVMVTQNDYRQNLFNGDIGIALPNEAGELRVWFPAGAAGEYRAVAPIRLPAHETAWAMTIHKSQGSEFTRVLLILPEADDLPLLGRELLYTAVTRAKQGIHILASRAMLGKALRTVTPPSSQLQERLQA